TAAAATTACCAACATTTTGATAAAAAAGATTGGCATATCCATATTTTAGTATGCCCACGTTTTGGTTGCCAACCAATCAAGCCCTTAGTCCATCCGGTACATCTGAATTATCCGGACGAACTTCTtccttctttttctccctccagTCCTCTCATAATGGACAAGGGTGATCGCCATGGATATTTTTTTTGAATCATCTTCATTCATATTTCACTTCTTTTCATTCGACCTCTTATTTGCATACACTGTTAATCAGCCCAATCTGTACAGGCTCGGTGGTTCTTCTCTCTCTTTACTGCACGCGTATGTACAGCGACACAACACAACCGGCCGGCATGCAGAGGTGAAAAAAAAAGCGTGCAATGCAGGGATACAACGCTTCGACTGGCGCCCTCGGCCCTTCTACAGTGTTCTACTCGCCATCTTCCTGATCGTCGTCCTCGCCTCCGACCAGGTAGAGCTTCTGGCCGTCCTTGACCATGTCGACGTCGAGCACCCTCGCCCCGTCCTCGCAGAGCAGCCGCAGCCGCGCTCCCGGGCCCGGGACGCCGAGCTTCTCCTGCGCCGACGCGACCAGGCTCTCGATGGTGTGCGGGATCCACAGGACCACCCCCTCCttccgccgccccgcgccggtggctgctgccgccgcccgccacggGTGGTACGGGAACACCGAGCACCGCCGCGGGTGCATCTTGTCCCTGACCCCCTCGCCGCGCTCGGGGAACTTGGATAGCTCGTCGGCCCGCGCCTGCtccagcagcgccagcagcgTCCGGCCGCCGCACTTGCGCGCTTCGTCGAGCGGAGTGGTGCCCCATCTGCACACCACAGCGTGAGTGTGTGACACTGTCAACCTCGTGTTCTAAGTTGCTACTACAAACTTGGCATCGGACCAAGCTTGGACGTATACCTGTCCGTGGCGAACACGGTGGCGCCAGCCTCGACGAGCATCTTGGCGATGAGGTAGAGGccctcggcggcggcgatgtGGAGCGGGGTGCGGTGGTCGTAGTCCCCGCAGTTGGGGTCGGCGCCGCAGGCCAGGGCGCGCCGGATGAAGTCCGAGTCCCCCTTGGCGACCGCCGTGCACAGGTGGCTGCCGGCGTTCTTGAGGCTCAGCTTGGCACCCTTGGCGAAgagcagcgccgccacccgTTCGTGCCCCTGCTTCACCGCCTCCAGCAACGGCGTGTTCCCAAATTGATCTGGTAAGGAAAAATGTTAACATGATCAAACAGGGAGCAATAATCTAGGAAAGAAAACTGGAGATGGCAAGGCAACAGGGACGTCAATGACATTGGATCTAATTTTCATCagaaacaaaaagaaaaaaaatggcaTTGGATCGAGCGTGGCGTCATACCGGTAAGGTTGATGTCGACGCCTTCGCCGAGGAGGAACTGCACCACGTCCTCGTACCCTCTGGAAGCCGCGAGGTGCTGCGAGGAAGACGTAGATCACATCACAAACTTGTTGAGCTGATATCAGTTAAGTGCCAATGGCAGAGGCATTCTGCTCGTACCAGAGGAGTCCGCCCGTCGTAGTCGGTGTTCTTGGGATCGGCCCCAGCCCGGATCAGGCTTTTCAGCTGGTGCAGGTCGCCGTAGAAGGCGGCGCTGTTGACCCGCAGGATGAGCTCCGCCTCCTGCTTCCCGATGTGGAACGTGATGTCCGACTCCAGCTGCTTGATCCGCCCGCCGTACTCGCTCTGCACTCAACCAGGAACAGATCAACGGCATCATCCACTGGCCAAAGCAACTGCAGAATTCGATGGCACCAAGAGCTATTTCCGCTGCGTATGTACGGTACCTCGGAGAGGTTGCTCAGGATCCTCCTCCCGTCGACGAAGTAGATCTCCAGGATGTTGGTAAAGGACTGCTTGTCGAGACGCAGGAGCCGGCAGAGCTCGCAGACGCGGACACTGTAGGGCTGCGGGATGTTGCAGAGGATGGAGATTTCCCCGAAGGAGCTCTCTGGCTCCAGCATCAGCACAGTCTCTTCTTGGCCGTCTTCACCAATGCCAACACCTTCCTGCATAGAGCAAGGGCATGTATGAAACACAGGTACCGACTTTCTCAAGCAGGAGATGCTTATGGAAACATCTGATGGTTGTTACATGCTCTTGAACTCACCAGTGCACCGTAGCAAACAAAGTACAACTGATCAACCGCGCTTCCTTGCTCCAAAATGACTTCTCCTGGTAAGAAAAACTCCTCTTGCAACCTGATCACCTATAAAGCACAATAACATGTTACATAGATCTTGGGAACATTATCAAAAATAAAAAAGAGTATGCATTAGATCAACATGCATAATTTGAATGAAACAGAGGGCGCTTACTATCTGTTGAATGAACTCTGCTGAACATCCCTTGAACAGTGGTACGCTTTCAACATATGGCTTATATAGTGTTTGAGAAATCTGCAAATGCAATACATTTATCATCAGTTCCAAGTAGCATAAGACAGTTGATGTTCTGTGTATAGCCGAAGGACAACTGGAGCACTAGTATTTTAAGCTGACAGTTGCAACCAAGACAATTTTCAGAACTACTCCAGGAAGGATGGAAGCATAACAAAACTGTGGCTCGTCACCTTTGCACGAATAGAAATGGGGATATCCTGAAGGACGGAAGCTTCAGTGTAGCTGCTCTCATACTGCAACCTCAAGTGTCCTTTGATCTGTTCTCTTATTTCCTTTCCAAGTTTATTTCTGTTCATATATCTGATCACTTCTTTCATCTTGTCCCTAAACCTCTCAGTCCTCGAGCCTTTCACGATGAGTGCAGTCATGTTACCGATCAGGTAAGCTCCTAGAATCATATCAAAGGAAACATAGATCATGACAAATATCATTTCTCTGATATTAACAGCATGTATGTCACCATAACCtgcagagagagagaaaaaagaacATTTCAGCTATTTTAAATACCAGCATTTGCTAAGATTTTAAGAGACAAATGAAAATGGAGTGGTGAAAATTATGTGTTGGAAAATTAGGAGACCAAAATTTACCAACAGTTGCCATGGTGACAATGGCAAAGTATAACGATGTTATATAGCGCTTGGCGAGATCGATCTCCCTGAAATTGGCATAGCTGTAGTCCCCCAACTTCAAACTCCCTATCCATGTATACCCTTCCATTGATTCAGGAAGTGTTGTAGCCAGATAATAGAAGATACAGGCTGCTGTGTGTGTACAGTAGAGTTCCACAACTATAAGCTTTACTATCCTTGTGAAAAGGTAGTTGACACGTATGTCCTTTTCCAAATGCCAGAAGAACTCTGAAACCTTCAGAGCCCGTGTCAAGCGAATCCACAGCAGGTATCTTACTTCTTCTTTACTTCCACAAGCCTGTTACGGAATTCACCATGAGAGAACTAATCACAACAGAAAAGCGAAATTTGATTGCAGCATAAACACCAATGCATAACTAACGAGCTCAAAGTTTTCTCAAGCAGAAGAGTAACCTTGTAGATGGCATCCCATGGGAAGCAACCAAGAAGATCAAATATGAAGCTTGACTTGAAATACCGGAGGGCAATAGCTGTGGGATCATAGACGATCCGATACGTGTCTGGGTCACGGTACGCCACAAAAAATTTGATGACAATGTCAATAAGAAATGCAATTTGTCCAGCTATGTCCAGCAAGAAGAGGTTTCTTGGGAGCCCTCTGAAGAAGGCAAATTCCAGGGGTGTAAAGAAGGAGCTGTACACTGCCCAAACCAGTATGAACTTGGTCCATAACCGATACCACCTGCAGAAAAGGCCATCCAAAAGAGATTCACAAATGAGGAAATTATGAACCTAACTTATAAACATATTCTCATTGAACACTAATTCCAAACCCACCAGCTAGTAATGAGTAATGACTCATGAGTATAGTGCTTCAAGAATTGAGATATTTAGGTAAAACAGGCTCAAAACGTTGGTAAAAATCAATTTATTTAAAGCAAAAAATGGTTAAAATTTGGTTCATTACAAAGCCCTATGATTTTGTTGCTTTGCAAGGTACGTGTTCAGAGACAGGATCTATAACCACACACGACGCTTGCTTGTTAGGTCAGAAGAAGTAGGTAGACCAAATTGCATGGTTCCAGGTGAGTTCAGACGCACAACCCATTCTCAGGAGCACATGCACATGTCTGAGGTGACCGATGTGGCCGTGAGTGGGATCCGCTTGTTGTGCATCCATCTAATGATCCTACTGGCAATAAACTAGCTTCAAAAGGACTACTTGAAATGATATAAATTTAGGAGACGCTAGCAGAGCACCTCATCTCCCGTCACAATCACCAGGTAAGGGTGAAACAGAGATCGACAGGTTTACCATGCAAATTATTTAAACCTCACGCCTAATAACAGCTAGTAATTTAGCAGAAAAAAATACATGTTGATGCTAACGAGGTTGATCAAAGCCATTGGACATGCAGTAGGGCTGTGCTCTTAAGGATCAAGCTTGCTGAATAAAAAATTATGCATACTATCACTAACCTGATTTCATTATGCGTGATCGCCGCTGATTGAAGCTATGACGGTCCACATCATCACAATAGTTTAGCTGTCAAGGAGATTACTCCACGACCTTACAGATTGGCAACCTACGCACCCCTGTTAAAAACTGCTTAAGACGTGATCCCAAATGCCTCCCCCGTAACAGTCCAAAACTTCTCTGGGCATCCTGATGAGAGGAAATTTTTTGGCCTCGAGCCCCGTTCAAACCCACCCGTCAAAATCAGAAGTAACCAAATCAAACTCGGAGTGCTGAACCTCTTCAGCTGCCGTACAACTGGTTGGCCTTTAAGGTGAAGGGTGCTCGTATAAGCTATAGCTTAGTTGTCCTATTGCGATAAGCGCGCGGATGAGCGTTATTTATTGTGTATTGTTTGACCTTTGCTTGATAATTAACAACTAAGCACGCATGGAGGATCGATGTGGATAGCTCCAATATTATGTTCATGTTCATTTTCTTCAGAAATTAGAAAGATCATGTGTACCTAAGTGTTCAGCTCGTTTACGCCATGATAAATAAAGAAAAGAATGTCGGGCAGGGAGGGTTTTAATTAGTTTACAAAGTTTTGATGCTGCCTGATGACAGAAAGAACCCAAGATGAGGAATTGAGGATGGATGACAGGTAGCAAAGGCAACCTCCAGAAAATTTGAATATTCATGCAGGAGGAAGATAGCTGACGCTACAAACAGCTTCTCTTCAGTTGAATTTTTGTTTGCACAGGGAGCGATTTTTTCAGATACTAATTCACTTTTGGTGCTCTACTTTCCTTTTATTTTTCATGCTTTAGTTTAGTTCTGTGTGCTCATTCTGCTAGCGAAATCAAGCGGCCGCGGGTGATAGTATAATGCTCAAGTTGTCATGACAGCATTAACCAATTCTAACAAGAGGAATCTAGCAAGTATTTTTCTGTGCTGTGTGGAATCTACCAAGCATATTAGCTGCCCCTACGGATTTGACAAACAATACCTGGTTATTCAGCTTCATATAGTGAATCAGTCACTACACTCTTCTTCCAGGAACGAAAAAGGGGAGGAAAATGATCtcaccgggggggggggggatttcCCCACAGTAACCGGTCAAAACAggagggaaaaggggaaaaaaatcCGTGCAAAAACAACTACCAGCGTGATCCAATTAAATTAGGCTCATGTTTGTGTGGCCGTCAAAGCCTACCCCGTGACCGCGTGGCTGGCAGTCCAAGCTAGCAGCTTGCGCAGCTGGCGATCCCATCATCATCAACCCGCGAGAAATTTGCGGCTGTGATGCTGATGCACACTCTGCTCACCATCGCCTCCACATCGCGTGGTCATCCACCATACGAACGTACTAGTACGCGTCACATCGATCAGACCAAAACGTTTAAAATCCCGGGAAATTCACCGCCGGGGATTCACTCGTGGTCGGGTAATATCCAACAGAAAACATCTCAATATGCGCGGTTAAAAgtgttttaaaataggatttaattatcTGGTCCGTCCTGGTTGCTCAATTATAGCGAAATCGCGCGCTGGAgcgagccgtccgatcggaTGGACGCAGCCGAGCGATCGAGCTCGCCGTTTCGCGTCGCCTCGCCGCCATGCAGCTTCCAGGAGAAGCAACAGCCGTGGCGCGAgcgaggaagaggaagcggaagcTTCTAGAGCAACGAGGCTGCGGAGGTTGGGGGAGGAGAGCGCTGGGTTTGCGTACCTGTTATCGGGGTGGATGACGAGGTCCTGGAAGAAGCCCTCGGCGCCGCCCTCGCgcctgcggcggcgcgggcggaagCGGCCGAGGCGGAGGTCGGAGCCGAAGAGCGCGAGGCGGCTGCCGCGGGAGGAGGCGATGTGGTCGCGCACCACCTCCACCTCGTACTCCTCCGAggacccctcctcctcctcctccggctccgCGTCGCCCTCCGCCACCCTCCGCTTCGACCCCAGCCCCCTCCCCATCGCCCCCCGTCCGCGGTCTGGTTATTACCGACCCGacgcagcaggcggcggcgtggaaGGCTCGAGTCCCGAGCGCGGCAGTAGTGGCGGCGGCAGccgctggtggtggtggggccTCGGTGGGCAGCAAGCGTTCGGCGTGCGGCGAGCGTTTTGAACTGGGAGGGAGACGGGGAGGCGGGGTTATTTATAGGCGCCGGCCGGAGAGGCTGAGCTCACCGAGGGGTggggggagaggagaaggggagcAGGGGGAGGTGAAGCCGTGACCGTGAGAAGGGTTTAAACCGCCACGGCCGACGGGGAAGGGATGGATGGTGGTCGGCGCCTCGGCGGTGGGATGGACGGGACGGGCGGGCAGCCAGGCAGGCGACTCCTGTCCTGGCCCACCCGGTGCCGGCAAAGCGAAGGGCCGGGAGAGCTGATACCACTTGTTGGAGATACTTACGCGAGATGGAGACGCAAGGAAGGAAGCTAGCggataaaaaaaaaagagagacaCACTAAGAGCTCTTGCGGCAGCACACACAACTATGCCTTTCCTCTTATTTCTCTTATGCTGAACTGATTACACATACTCATATTTAAAAACTCACACCGGTGGCATGCTGTCTCTTGCGCGTGCTCAACTAGCCGTAAGAGTCGGATCACAACTGCTTAAACTCGTCCACTAATTAACTACATGCATGACTCATAACTTCCTGGGAGGAAGAAGTGGTCTGACCATGCAGATGTGCGTGGTGTGGCTGGTCGCGTTAGTTATGAGTCATGCATGTAGTTAATTAGTGGACGAGTTTAAGTAGTTGTGATCCGACTCTTGCGGCTAGTTGAGCACGCGCAAGAGACAGCATGCCACCGGTGTGAATCTTTAAATATGAGTATGTGTAATCAGTTCAGCATAAGAGAAATAAGAGGAAAGGCATAGTTGTGTGTGCTGCCGCAAGAGCTCTTAGTGTGTCTCTCTTCCTTTGTATCAGCTAGCTTTTTTCCTTACATCTCAATCTCGCGTAAGTATTTCTAACAAGAGCAACACCAGAGAGGTCTGTGGCTGTCGTCCGGGAGTATATTGTTTTTCTTTTGTCAGCTAAATGTACGGGCTTCGCTTTATCCTCGGTTACCATGGATGATTTTGGTgtatgttttttttaaaaagaaacTACATCCGTTCCTGCAAAACAACTCCGAGCTCAGCAGCTCGCGGATTATGATGTTCCTTGCTTAAACAGCGCTGGAAGTTTATGGTGTATGGATGATATATTCTTCTTTATAAACCTTTTGAAATTTAAGATAATTTTAAATGGGACAAAGCTGGAAGTGCACTTAGGACTGAGTGAGTTTAAACAGTTGCATCACTTAAAGACACACATGACGCAGAACTTGCCCGGATAAGCAGGGTACAAGTACAACCACCTGTGTTAACCACCCAAAGCGATATTTTTTTCATATAGACAATGATTTTGAATCCACGATAAGAGCAATGTGGGCATTCAATTCAAGCCTTACAAAGCCATTTTATCAAATTTAATGATTATAGCACTCTAGTCAAACTATAGTGTGAACTATGTTGCTGCGAAGCTACCACTGGAAAAATAAAATTTCTTCGCCAGCATTTTTTTTTCTGACAAGATGACAATAGGACCTCTTATACCTGATTTGTATTAAGCAAAACATATGAAGACTATATCAAAATTACGGTTGAATCTAATGAAACCTTCTTCTCCACCGCAAACATAGCTACTCTATTGAGCTGCGTATTAAAAGGAACCGGTGCTCGTAGCccaagagagggagggggtgaATTAGGCAATTCTAAAATTTTAACCTATGGCTCAAACTAGTTTGCACAAAATATAATCTAGAACATGCTATTTAGATGTACAACTATAGTTCATCTAGTGTGAAATTCTTATCCCAAACAAGTTTTGCAACCTATGGCCAATCCTAATaagatactacactaagaaAGTAAAGTCACATAAGTTGCAAGTATAAAATGCGGAAATATAGAGGAGGGGATGAGAGGAAGCAAACTATTGACATGAGGATTTATCCGTGGTATCAATAGCCACTAAGCCACCACTAATCCATATTGTTTAAGCACTCACTAAGAGTATTACTTCCCGGTCACCATGTCTCTTCCGGGACTCCCTTTGACTTGCCACAAAGGCTCGGCCACT
The genomic region above belongs to Panicum hallii strain FIL2 chromosome 4, PHallii_v3.1, whole genome shotgun sequence and contains:
- the LOC112889296 gene encoding potassium channel KOR1; translation: MGRGLGSKRRVAEGDAEPEEEEEGSSEEYEVEVVRDHIASSRGSRLALFGSDLRLGRFRPRRRRREGGAEGFFQDLVIHPDNRWYRLWTKFILVWAVYSSFFTPLEFAFFRGLPRNLFLLDIAGQIAFLIDIVIKFFVAYRDPDTYRIVYDPTAIALRYFKSSFIFDLLGCFPWDAIYKACGSKEEVRYLLWIRLTRALKVSEFFWHLEKDIRVNYLFTRIVKLIVVELYCTHTAACIFYYLATTLPESMEGYTWIGSLKLGDYSYANFREIDLAKRYITSLYFAIVTMATVGYGDIHAVNIREMIFVMIYVSFDMILGAYLIGNMTALIVKGSRTERFRDKMKEVIRYMNRNKLGKEIREQIKGHLRLQYESSYTEASVLQDIPISIRAKISQTLYKPYVESVPLFKGCSAEFIQQIVIRLQEEFFLPGEVILEQGSAVDQLYFVCYGALEGVGIGEDGQEETVLMLEPESSFGEISILCNIPQPYSVRVCELCRLLRLDKQSFTNILEIYFVDGRRILSNLSESEYGGRIKQLESDITFHIGKQEAELILRVNSAAFYGDLHQLKSLIRAGADPKNTDYDGRTPLHLAASRGYEDVVQFLLGEGVDINLTDQFGNTPLLEAVKQGHERVAALLFAKGAKLSLKNAGSHLCTAVAKGDSDFIRRALACGADPNCGDYDHRTPLHIAAAEGLYLIAKMLVEAGATVFATDRWGTTPLDEARKCGGRTLLALLEQARADELSKFPERGEGVRDKMHPRRCSVFPYHPWRAAAAATGAGRRKEGVVLWIPHTIESLVASAQEKLGVPGPGARLRLLCEDGARVLDVDMVKDGQKLYLVGGEDDDQEDGE